The Candidatus Polarisedimenticolia bacterium genomic sequence GGATGAACAGCATGGCCACCATGTAGAAGCGGATGGTGTAGCGCCTGCCGCCCGGCTCGAGAAGGTCGACGCCGCACTCGTACGGACTCAGGTCGGTCCGGCTCTTCGACCGGCGGCTGACCAGGGAGGACAGCCCCAGCATCCCCCCCGCCAGCAGGAACGCGAACACCAGCTGCAGGCCGATCGGAACGTATTCGATCATGCCCTCTCTCCACACCCGGCGCCGCCGGCCCGTTAATTCGTGACTTTTTTCACAAGCACGGCCGCCCCGAAACGCGTCCTGGCTCGAATGAAGGCCGTCATGCTAGCACCCGGCTTTTCGGCCTGTCAACGCGCGGGGGGCTGTTGCCCCCGGTCAGCGCGGAGGGGGCGGGGAGGGGTGCGCCTCATGGCTCGCACGCGAAGGACAACCCAGCCCTTCCGATCCGCATGGCGCGGCTCGAAATCGGCGCACCCCTCCCCGCCCCCTCCGCGCTCATCGGTGACCCCGCCTTCGCGGACCTGGTGCCGACGCCCGATCGGCGCCCCGCCGGCCGTTTCCGATTGGCGCCTGGCCTGACCGCTGCTCGCGCGCCGACCCGCGGTGAGGGCTCTTCAGCAGGCGA encodes the following:
- the ndhC gene encoding NADH-quinone oxidoreductase subunit A, whose product is MIEYVPIGLQLVFAFLLAGGMLGLSSLVSRRSKSRTDLSPYECGVDLLEPGGRRYTIRFYMVAMLFILFDIEAAFLYPWATVFRDLGLPAFFEMAIFIAVLLIGFLYCWRRGALDWD